In Sporosarcina sp. PTS2304, a genomic segment contains:
- a CDS encoding cohesin domain-containing protein — MKNIKTLIWLSILLLLIPAIPTQAATNQTAVGVSSAFLERTGVVNLSVFISSDEKIAGGSLDILYDTEKLRINATDANMTNALSSYLTSGGSDGAGTISLSFAKATGSVVDSTVMEIKATVLAGGSGQVNELTLANVELYTEQGKKITAQLIDGQIKPFEGKEETYTKPVTGNKSWVITLSTPYNPATLNAQAVSMKRGSYVVPVEVEVVSAKQFRVKPVETYTRGTYTMDITDQLRSANGKKLSQPVRFTFKVN; from the coding sequence ATGAAAAATATCAAAACACTCATATGGCTAAGTATTCTACTGCTACTTATACCAGCGATTCCAACGCAAGCAGCTACTAATCAAACAGCAGTAGGTGTATCATCCGCTTTTCTCGAAAGGACAGGCGTCGTAAACTTATCTGTATTCATCAGTAGTGATGAAAAGATTGCTGGAGGTTCTCTAGACATATTGTATGACACGGAAAAATTACGAATAAATGCAACTGATGCCAACATGACAAATGCACTATCATCTTATTTAACATCAGGAGGCAGTGACGGGGCGGGAACAATTTCCTTGTCATTTGCAAAAGCTACAGGAAGTGTAGTCGACAGCACCGTTATGGAAATAAAAGCTACTGTGCTTGCCGGCGGTTCGGGTCAAGTGAATGAGCTTACGTTAGCCAATGTTGAACTGTATACAGAGCAAGGTAAAAAGATTACAGCACAACTGATTGATGGGCAAATAAAACCGTTTGAAGGAAAAGAAGAAACATATACTAAACCTGTAACGGGCAATAAGTCTTGGGTCATTACTTTGAGTACTCCATATAATCCGGCAACTTTGAACGCGCAGGCAGTGAGCATGAAGCGTGGTTCGTATGTAGTACCAGTAGAAGTGGAAGTAGTGAGCGCAAAGCAGTTCCGAGTAAAACCTGTAGAAACGTATACACGCGGAACATACACAATGGATATTACCGATCAACTCCGTTCAGCAAACGGTAAAAAACTAAGTCAACCTGTGCGCTTTACGTTCAAGGTAAATTGA
- a CDS encoding carbohydrate kinase family protein, translating to MNNALEKHVLIYGDIFVDYIATDDTNSNFSNFLGGATVNVAAGISRLGAKSSLITMIGEDEDSVFAENELHQEGVDLTYAIRSKQKKVNRVYVHLTPEHDRVFAKYVDDTPHLQVTPDDLREEAFHRATILHICSGTMFQPTALQTTKRAVELAKMTGTFLSFDPNIRPLRWKSEDICRRTILPFLQQTDLLKLTEEELLFLMEKTEIEEALEALSAYEIPVVMMTMGESGTLAIIEGVRKHIGVEAIDPVDTTGAGDAFMAAVLHGLHVKGKPEKFEEMHALISFGNQMGALCAMKPGALSAMPHADELE from the coding sequence ATGAACAACGCATTAGAAAAACATGTTCTGATTTATGGAGATATCTTCGTAGACTATATCGCGACAGATGATACAAATTCGAACTTCTCGAATTTCCTTGGAGGAGCAACTGTCAATGTAGCAGCCGGAATTTCAAGATTAGGTGCAAAATCTTCATTGATTACGATGATCGGGGAAGATGAAGATTCTGTGTTTGCCGAAAATGAACTTCATCAGGAAGGTGTCGATTTAACATATGCTATTCGGTCGAAACAGAAGAAAGTAAACCGTGTGTATGTTCATCTCACACCAGAACATGATCGAGTATTTGCGAAATACGTAGATGACACGCCACATCTACAAGTCACTCCAGACGACTTACGAGAAGAAGCTTTCCATCGAGCTACCATTTTGCATATTTGTTCAGGAACTATGTTTCAGCCTACAGCATTGCAGACGACTAAAAGAGCAGTTGAACTGGCAAAAATGACGGGTACTTTTCTTTCATTCGACCCTAATATTCGGCCGTTACGCTGGAAAAGTGAAGACATCTGCCGTCGGACAATCCTACCTTTTTTACAACAGACGGATTTGCTGAAATTAACTGAAGAAGAATTACTTTTTCTAATGGAAAAAACAGAAATAGAAGAGGCGCTTGAAGCACTATCAGCCTATGAAATTCCTGTAGTGATGATGACGATGGGAGAATCGGGAACCCTCGCGATCATTGAAGGCGTACGAAAACATATCGGAGTAGAAGCGATAGATCCTGTAGATACAACAGGTGCAGGGGATGCATTCATGGCGGCAGTACTTCATGGTCTTCATGTAAAAGGGAAGCCGGAAAAATTTGAGGAGATGCATGCCTTGATTTCATTTGGCAATCAAATGGGCGCTTTATGTGCAATGAAACCCGGGGCCCTATCTGCTATGCCGCATGCTGATGAATTAGAATAA
- a CDS encoding putative Ig domain-containing protein, producing MKSTMNKVMTLVMIVCVVLLTGFIGEKVQAETLEVGESRSLGTKVEVPVTVRDAMYLSSGNFVVTTPASAKGVVLKDFRPSPAFADQLFRTKWSITSNKLDLNFLPISGKEERLANKKITIGYLVFELSSSFNEGESVKLSLESANLKGRSDTSLIVTPMHGKIERKMPVGDVVGNNKPTAAAAIRILQHLNQPITDREAFLSADVNGDGKLTQEDAQIILDYITGKRTTFLAIQSKELDHAVLKSEYNEQVTAVHGRAPYIFKRVGSLPTGLNLDETTGEISGVPTRAGNFNFTIQVTDAVGDIEKQLFSIEVIDSNILTVEKPLPVNVMLNGTPELPSKVNVTYKDKTTGKESVTWQPVDTSKIGTVLAKGKIGDSGFTVNVEVNVVATNYLNNVTIGYSPLFNMYTIKVDVSEEVYSVTVNSIYSMHFEGEKKFSLISTNFKTNSLVTFRMYDKYGNLLETKQHILKPD from the coding sequence ATGAAAAGTACAATGAATAAAGTAATGACGCTAGTAATGATAGTTTGCGTTGTATTGCTTACAGGTTTTATCGGGGAAAAAGTACAAGCTGAAACGTTGGAAGTCGGAGAAAGCCGTTCACTTGGGACAAAAGTGGAAGTGCCGGTGACTGTGCGTGATGCCATGTATTTAAGTTCAGGTAACTTTGTAGTGACGACTCCGGCATCTGCGAAAGGGGTTGTATTGAAAGATTTTCGTCCTTCACCTGCGTTTGCTGATCAACTATTCCGCACGAAATGGAGTATCACTTCAAATAAACTCGATTTGAACTTTTTACCGATCTCAGGTAAAGAGGAAAGATTAGCAAATAAGAAAATTACGATTGGTTATTTAGTCTTTGAACTCTCATCTTCATTTAACGAAGGAGAATCTGTCAAGCTGTCCTTAGAATCAGCTAATTTGAAGGGACGATCCGATACTTCGTTAATCGTTACACCGATGCATGGTAAAATTGAACGAAAAATGCCTGTAGGTGACGTAGTAGGTAATAACAAGCCGACTGCAGCTGCAGCCATTCGCATCTTGCAGCATTTAAATCAACCCATTACTGACCGGGAAGCATTTCTTTCCGCAGATGTGAATGGGGATGGAAAGCTAACTCAGGAAGATGCGCAAATCATACTTGATTATATAACAGGCAAGCGAACGACATTTCTAGCGATCCAGTCAAAAGAGCTAGATCATGCGGTACTAAAGAGTGAGTATAACGAGCAAGTGACTGCAGTGCATGGACGTGCACCTTATATATTTAAGCGTGTAGGCAGCTTACCTACAGGTCTGAACCTTGATGAAACAACTGGTGAAATTAGCGGAGTTCCTACTCGTGCAGGAAACTTTAACTTTACGATTCAAGTAACCGATGCGGTAGGTGATATCGAAAAGCAGTTATTCAGTATCGAAGTGATTGATTCGAATATTTTGACTGTCGAAAAACCACTACCTGTCAACGTTATGTTAAATGGCACACCAGAACTGCCGTCTAAAGTGAATGTCACATATAAAGATAAAACAACAGGTAAAGAGTCTGTAACTTGGCAACCTGTAGATACATCCAAAATCGGTACAGTCCTAGCAAAAGGTAAAATTGGAGATAGCGGATTTACTGTGAATGTAGAAGTCAACGTGGTGGCCACAAATTACTTGAATAATGTAACGATCGGATATTCTCCATTATTTAATATGTATACAATTAAAGTCGATGTTTCAGAAGAGGTTTATAGTGTAACTGTCAACTCGATATACTCTATGCACTTTGAAGGGGAAAAGAAATTTAGCTTGATAAGTACGAATTTTAAAACCAATTCTCTAGTCACTTTTCGAATGTATGACAAATACGGTAATTTGCTTGAAACAAAGCAACATATTTTGAAACCAGATTAA